From Atribacteraceae bacterium, the proteins below share one genomic window:
- a CDS encoding chemotaxis protein CheA, translating into MPDQFDINKYVGVFLEEADEHIERLEENLVQLEKEPGNRELVQAAFRSFHTIKGSSGSMGFARMMELAHIMENVLEGVRGGRLEPAPLLIDALLRGVDLLKILRNDISFLGQEPDVDIGTVVSLLKSFLSEKPGANPSPPMDSKLRPERLAETTEGSFTRKKDLNLQVILNAECSMKGVRAYLVINRLQEAGVTAVSTNPSLADLETENFGQEFTVIIQTEKGEENIRRIVESIAEIDRVEFLQDIDQEALQKSDVPQKVVEKRGEEEKLSRNLKKTVRVDVERLDALLNLVGELVIDRARLEDTIQKFSDAHSNNGLQEILTETTTHIGRVTNELQMEIMKARMLPLSEVFNRFPRMVRDLARQSGKDVDFIVEGEETELDRSLLEEITDPLIHLLRNAVDHGIEEREERLSRGKPERGTILLKAYQEENSVVILIRDDGKGMSLERLRSRMLQLSLFTGDEVAQMTDQEVLEIIFTPGFSTSTVVTDVSGRGVGMDIVKKNIERVNGQVLLESDEGKGTSFYLRLPLTLAIVRALLIKADHSIYALPLNAVVEIEKVERKQACWVNKVLVSVFRDQTLPLLRLDDLLRSRKAEFVESAPVPETLYVIVVKIARNMAGLVVDEIIGEQEIVIKSLGSFVGDIRGLGGATILGDGRISLILDVASLLWKFSHVGG; encoded by the coding sequence GTGCCGGACCAGTTTGATATCAATAAATATGTCGGGGTTTTCCTGGAAGAGGCCGATGAACATATCGAACGGCTTGAGGAAAACCTGGTGCAATTGGAAAAGGAACCAGGTAATCGAGAGCTCGTACAGGCGGCTTTCCGATCGTTTCATACCATCAAGGGCTCTTCGGGTTCCATGGGTTTTGCGCGAATGATGGAACTGGCTCACATAATGGAGAACGTTTTGGAAGGTGTGCGGGGCGGGCGGCTTGAGCCAGCCCCCCTGCTTATTGATGCGCTTCTGCGCGGTGTAGACCTCCTGAAAATCCTGCGGAACGATATATCCTTCCTCGGCCAAGAACCGGATGTCGACATCGGGACCGTGGTTAGCCTCCTGAAATCTTTTTTGTCTGAAAAACCCGGGGCCAATCCTTCGCCACCCATGGACTCAAAACTACGGCCGGAAAGACTGGCGGAGACTACGGAAGGTTCTTTCACAAGAAAAAAGGATCTGAATTTACAGGTCATCCTGAACGCAGAGTGCTCCATGAAGGGAGTGCGGGCCTACCTGGTGATTAACCGCCTGCAAGAAGCAGGAGTGACGGCGGTCTCTACCAATCCCTCCCTTGCGGACCTTGAAACTGAAAACTTCGGCCAGGAATTCACGGTCATAATCCAAACCGAGAAAGGTGAAGAAAATATCCGTCGGATAGTCGAATCGATCGCCGAAATCGACCGGGTTGAATTTCTGCAGGATATTGACCAAGAAGCGCTTCAGAAATCGGATGTCCCCCAGAAGGTGGTCGAAAAGCGGGGAGAGGAAGAAAAACTGTCCCGCAACCTGAAAAAAACCGTTCGGGTTGACGTCGAGAGGCTTGATGCTCTCCTTAACTTGGTCGGGGAGCTGGTCATTGACCGCGCCCGGCTGGAGGACACCATTCAGAAGTTTTCCGACGCACATTCGAACAACGGGCTTCAAGAGATTCTGACCGAAACCACCACTCATATCGGTCGGGTGACCAACGAGCTTCAAATGGAAATTATGAAAGCCCGCATGTTGCCGCTGTCCGAGGTTTTTAACCGGTTTCCCCGGATGGTCCGAGATCTTGCCCGCCAGTCGGGGAAGGACGTTGATTTTATAGTGGAGGGCGAAGAAACCGAGCTCGATCGCTCGCTCCTGGAGGAAATCACCGATCCTTTGATACATCTTCTGCGTAACGCGGTCGACCACGGGATCGAGGAGCGTGAGGAACGCCTGTCCCGGGGCAAGCCGGAACGGGGTACGATTCTCCTCAAGGCCTACCAGGAGGAGAACTCGGTGGTGATCTTGATCCGGGACGATGGAAAGGGGATGTCTCTCGAGCGTTTGCGGTCCCGTATGCTCCAGTTGAGCCTGTTCACTGGTGATGAAGTGGCGCAAATGACTGACCAGGAAGTGTTGGAGATCATTTTCACCCCCGGATTTTCTACCAGTACGGTTGTGACGGACGTTTCCGGCCGGGGCGTAGGCATGGATATCGTGAAAAAAAATATCGAACGGGTAAATGGGCAGGTTTTACTGGAAAGCGACGAGGGTAAAGGGACCTCCTTCTATCTTCGACTGCCCCTGACGTTGGCCATTGTCCGGGCGCTTCTCATCAAAGCCGATCATTCGATCTATGCGCTCCCCTTGAACGCTGTGGTGGAAATTGAAAAGGTGGAACGGAAACAGGCCTGCTGGGTCAACAAAGTCCTCGTATCGGTTTTCCGGGATCAGACCTTGCCGCTCTTACGTTTGGACGATCTCTTGCGCTCCCGGAAGGCGGAATTCGTTGAAAGTGCGCCAGTTCCGGAAACCCTCTATGTCATAGTAGTGAAAATTGCGCGGAACATGGCCGGTCTGGTGGTGGATGAGATTATCGGTGAACAGGAGATCGTCATCAAATCGTTGGGTTCTTTCGTTGGAGACATCAGGGGATTAGGCGGAGCAACCATTCTCGGTGATGGCAGGATTTCCTTGATATTGGATGTTGCCAGCTTGCTCTGGAAATTTTCTCACGTAGGAGGTTAG
- a CDS encoding response regulator, producing MAGKIMIVDDAAFMRMMLKDIITKNGFEVVAEAANGREAVMKFDELKPDLVTMDITMPEMDGINATKEIRSKNPEAKIIMCSAMGQQAMVVDAIQAGAKDFVVKPFKPDRVLEAIKKVLGL from the coding sequence ATGGCTGGAAAAATCATGATCGTTGACGATGCCGCCTTTATGAGGATGATGCTCAAGGACATTATCACCAAGAATGGCTTTGAAGTGGTTGCCGAAGCCGCCAACGGCCGGGAAGCGGTAATGAAGTTTGACGAACTGAAGCCGGATTTGGTGACCATGGATATCACGATGCCGGAAATGGACGGAATCAATGCCACCAAGGAAATCAGGTCGAAAAATCCTGAGGCGAAAATCATCATGTGCAGCGCTATGGGACAGCAGGCCATGGTGGTGGACGCCATCCAGGCGGGAGCCAAGGATTTTGTGGTCAAACCGTTCAAACCGGACCGGGTTCTCGAAGCGATAAAAAAGGTTCTGGGGTTATGA